One Jannaschia sp. GRR-S6-38 genomic window carries:
- a CDS encoding NAD(P)-dependent oxidoreductase translates to MTELALLGTGLMGAPMARNLIASGHGVTVWNRSPDKARAIAGARVAETPGAAVAGQPIVISMLSDGAASDAVQRVAMDAFAAGAIWVEMGSIKPEEARTHAERFAARGVGYVDAPVSGGTKGAEGATLAIMAGGETGTFAAVAPILGALGRPVHVGPVGAGQLAKLANQAIVACTIGAVAEAMLLLERGGADPAAVRAALKGGFADSVILQQHGRRMTEGDFEPGGLVKFQIKDLDNVLDAAAQAGLELPAVAAVNDRFKVLRDAMDGADLDHSALYLELKRRNGL, encoded by the coding sequence ATGACAGAGCTCGCATTGCTCGGCACCGGCCTGATGGGCGCGCCGATGGCTCGAAACCTGATCGCCTCCGGCCACGGGGTCACGGTCTGGAACCGGTCGCCCGATAAGGCCCGCGCCATCGCCGGCGCGCGGGTGGCCGAGACGCCCGGCGCGGCGGTGGCGGGCCAGCCGATCGTCATCTCGATGCTGTCGGACGGCGCGGCCTCGGACGCCGTTCAGCGGGTCGCGATGGACGCCTTCGCCGCGGGCGCGATCTGGGTCGAGATGGGCTCGATCAAGCCGGAGGAGGCGCGCACCCATGCCGAGCGCTTCGCCGCGCGCGGCGTGGGCTATGTCGATGCGCCGGTCTCGGGCGGAACCAAGGGGGCGGAGGGCGCGACGCTGGCGATCATGGCGGGCGGCGAGACCGGGACCTTCGCGGCGGTCGCGCCGATCCTCGGCGCGCTGGGCCGCCCGGTCCATGTCGGCCCGGTTGGCGCGGGGCAGCTGGCGAAGCTCGCCAACCAGGCCATCGTCGCCTGCACCATCGGCGCGGTGGCCGAGGCGATGCTGCTGCTGGAGCGCGGCGGCGCCGATCCGGCGGCGGTGCGCGCGGCGCTGAAGGGCGGCTTCGCGGATTCGGTGATCCTGCAACAGCACGGACGGCGCATGACCGAGGGCGATTTCGAGCCCGGCGGCCTGGTGAAGTTCCAGATCAAGGATCTCGACAACGTGCTGGACGCGGCGGCGCAGGCCGGGCTGGAGCTGCCCGCGGTCGCCGCGGTCAACGATCGCTTCAAGGTGCTGCGCGACGCGATGGACGGGGCCGATCTGGACCACTCGGCGCTTTACCTGGAGCTCAAGCGCCGCAACGGGCTGTAG
- a CDS encoding SDR family oxidoreductase, with protein MTDRLKGKRALITAAGQGIGRATAEMFLAEGAELFATDRDPDLLAGLDCETFRMDVRDDADVRAGIDRARPTVLFNCAGFVHHGSVEAATDDEWAMGFDLNVQSMFRTIRASLPHMLEAGGGSIVNMSSAASSVIGAPNRFIYGATKAAVIGLTKSVAVDYVKRGIRCNAVCPGTVESPSWHERVKALGEEMGSYDKALEAFVARQPMGRVATAAEIAALVTYLASDESAFTTGHAHVIDGGWSGQ; from the coding sequence ATGACGGACCGGCTGAAGGGAAAGCGCGCGCTCATCACCGCCGCGGGGCAGGGCATCGGGCGCGCCACCGCCGAGATGTTCCTGGCTGAAGGGGCCGAGCTCTTCGCCACCGACCGCGACCCCGACCTGCTGGCGGGTCTCGATTGCGAGACCTTCCGCATGGACGTGCGCGACGATGCCGATGTGCGCGCGGGCATCGACCGGGCCCGGCCGACCGTCCTCTTCAACTGCGCGGGTTTTGTTCATCACGGCAGCGTCGAGGCCGCGACTGACGACGAATGGGCGATGGGCTTCGACCTGAACGTCCAGTCGATGTTCCGCACCATCCGGGCAAGCCTGCCGCACATGCTGGAGGCCGGCGGGGGATCGATCGTCAACATGTCCTCGGCCGCGTCTTCGGTCATCGGGGCGCCCAACCGCTTCATCTACGGCGCGACCAAGGCCGCTGTGATCGGCCTGACCAAATCGGTCGCCGTCGATTACGTGAAGCGCGGCATCCGCTGCAACGCGGTCTGTCCCGGCACCGTCGAGAGCCCCTCCTGGCACGAGCGCGTCAAGGCGCTGGGCGAGGAGATGGGAAGCTACGACAAGGCCCTCGAAGCCTTCGTCGCGCGCCAGCCGATGGGCCGCGTCGCGACCGCGGCCGAGATCGCCGCGCTGGTCACCTATCTCGCCTCCGACGAAAGCGCCTTCACCACCGGCCACGCCCACGTCATCGACGGCGGGTGGTCGGGCCAGTGA
- a CDS encoding IlvD/Edd family dehydratase, protein MTKLRSRLWFNNPDNREMTALYLERYLNYGITREELQSDKPIIAIAQTGSDLSPCNRHHLELAKRVRDGIISAGGVPMEVPVHPIQETGKRPTASLDRNLAYLSLVETLNGYPLDGAVLMIGCDKTTPALLMAAATVNIPSIALSVGPMLNGWFKGERTGSGTIVWKAREMHAAGEIDDAGFMEIVASSTPSVGYCNTMGTATTMNSLAEALGMQLPGAAAIPAPYRQRGHVSYETGQRIVAMVHEDLKPSDIMTREAFENAVVVNSAIGGSTNAPIHLNAVARHLGVPLDNDDWQRLGHHVPLLVNLQPAGEYLGEDYYHAGGVPAVIGQLLAAGLLPHPGAMTANGRTVSENCEGRVSELPDVIKPVDAPMMRDAGFLNLKGNLFDSAIMKTSVISKAFRDRYLSDPDDPEAFEGRAVVFDGPEDFHAKIDDEALDIDDDCILIMRGAGPIGYPGAAEVVNMRPPARLIRKGIHALPCIGDGRQSGTSGSPSILNASPEAAAGGGLALVRTGDRLRIDLAKGTANMLVDDAELERRRATLPDHPFTPDSQTPWQEIFRDRVGPLSEGMTLRGADAYRGTAQKGVARDNH, encoded by the coding sequence ATGACCAAGCTCCGCTCCCGCCTGTGGTTCAACAACCCCGACAACCGCGAGATGACCGCGCTCTATCTCGAGCGCTATCTGAACTACGGCATAACCCGCGAGGAGCTGCAATCCGACAAGCCGATCATCGCCATCGCCCAGACCGGCAGCGATCTCAGCCCCTGCAACCGCCATCACCTCGAGCTCGCCAAGCGGGTCCGCGACGGCATCATCTCCGCCGGCGGCGTCCCGATGGAGGTGCCCGTCCATCCCATCCAGGAGACCGGCAAGCGCCCCACCGCCTCGCTCGACCGCAATCTCGCCTATCTGAGCCTCGTCGAGACGCTGAACGGCTATCCGCTCGACGGCGCGGTGCTGATGATCGGCTGCGACAAGACCACGCCGGCGCTCCTGATGGCGGCGGCGACCGTGAACATCCCCTCCATCGCGCTGTCGGTCGGGCCGATGCTGAACGGCTGGTTCAAGGGCGAGCGGACAGGCTCGGGCACGATCGTCTGGAAGGCGCGCGAGATGCATGCGGCGGGCGAGATCGACGATGCGGGCTTCATGGAAATCGTCGCTTCGTCAACGCCTTCCGTCGGGTACTGCAACACGATGGGCACCGCCACGACGATGAATTCCCTGGCCGAGGCGCTGGGCATGCAGCTGCCGGGCGCCGCCGCGATCCCGGCGCCCTACCGCCAGCGCGGCCATGTCAGCTACGAGACCGGGCAGCGCATTGTCGCCATGGTGCACGAGGACCTGAAACCCTCCGACATCATGACGCGCGAAGCCTTCGAGAACGCGGTCGTCGTCAATTCCGCCATCGGCGGCTCGACCAACGCACCAATCCACCTGAACGCGGTCGCCCGGCATCTGGGCGTGCCGCTCGACAATGACGACTGGCAGCGGCTGGGCCATCACGTGCCGCTTCTGGTGAACCTGCAGCCCGCGGGCGAATATCTGGGCGAGGATTACTACCATGCCGGCGGCGTGCCGGCCGTCATCGGCCAGCTCCTCGCCGCGGGCCTCCTGCCGCATCCGGGCGCCATGACCGCCAATGGCCGCACCGTGTCCGAGAATTGCGAGGGCCGCGTGTCCGAGCTGCCCGATGTCATCAAGCCGGTCGACGCCCCGATGATGCGCGACGCCGGGTTCCTGAACCTCAAGGGCAACCTTTTCGACAGCGCGATCATGAAGACCTCGGTGATCTCCAAGGCATTCCGCGACCGCTACCTGTCCGATCCCGACGACCCCGAGGCCTTCGAGGGGCGGGCCGTGGTGTTCGACGGGCCTGAGGATTTTCACGCGAAGATCGACGATGAAGCGCTTGATATCGATGACGATTGCATCCTCATCATGCGCGGGGCAGGCCCCATCGGCTATCCCGGTGCGGCCGAGGTCGTGAACATGCGTCCGCCGGCGCGCCTGATCCGCAAGGGCATCCACGCGCTGCCCTGCATCGGCGACGGCCGGCAATCCGGGACCTCCGGCTCGCCCTCGATCCTCAACGCCTCGCCCGAGGCGGCGGCGGGCGGCGGGCTGGCGCTGGTGCGCACCGGCGACCGGCTGCGGATCGACCTGGCGAAGGGGACGGCGAACATGCTGGTCGATGACGCGGAGCTCGAACGCCGCCGCGCCACGCTGCCCGACCATCCCTTCACACCCGACAGCCAGACGCCCTGGCAGGAGATCTTCCGCGACCGCGTCGGCCCCTTGTCCGAGGGCATGACGCTGCGCGGGGCCGACGCCTATCGCGGGACCGCCCAGAAGGGCGTGGCGCGCGACAACCACTGA